The Phocoena sinus isolate mPhoSin1 chromosome 12, mPhoSin1.pri, whole genome shotgun sequence genome includes a window with the following:
- the LOC116763278 gene encoding LOW QUALITY PROTEIN: trace amine-associated receptor 9-like (The sequence of the model RefSeq protein was modified relative to this genomic sequence to represent the inferred CDS: inserted 1 base in 1 codon; deleted 1 base in 1 codon) has product MVNNFSQAEAVELCYKNVNRSCLKTPYSPGPRAILYAVLSFGALLAVFGNLLVITAILHFKQLHTSTKFLIASLACADFLVGVTVMPFSTVRSLESCWYFGESYCKFHTCFDNSFCFASLFHLCCISVDRYIAXTDPLTYPTKFTDLVSGICIVLSWFFSVTYSFSIFHAGVNEEGVEDLVVALTCVGGCPASMNQNWVLIYFLLFFIPTVAMVFFIYGKVFLVAKYQARKMESTASQVQSSSESYKERVAKTERKAAETLGIAMAAFLVSWLPYIIDAIIDAHMNFITPPYVYEILVWCVYYNSAMNPLIYAFFYPWFQKAIKLIASGKVLRSDSSTINLLSEETDGYC; this is encoded by the exons ATGGTGAACAATTTCTCCCAAGCTGAAGCTGTGGAACTCTGCTACAAGAACGTGAACAGGTCCTGTCTTAAGACTCCTTACTCACCAGGTCCTCGGGCAATTCTGTATGCAGTCCTCAGTTTTGGGGCCCTGCTGGCTGTGTTTGGAAACTTACTGGTCATTACTGCTATTCTTCACTTCAAACAGCTGCACACATCTACAAAGTTTCTGATCGCATCCCTGGCCTGTGCGGACTTCTTGGTGGGAGTGACTGTGATGCCCTTTAGCACAGTGAGGTCTCTGGAGAGCTGCTGGTACTTTGGGGAGAGTTACTGTAAATTTCATACATGTTTTGATAattctttctgttttgcttctttatttcatttatgctgTATCTCTGTTGACAGATATATTG TTACTGATCCTCTGACCTACCCAACCAAGTTTACTGACTTGGTTTCAGGAATATGCATTGTTCTCTCTTGGTTCTTTTCTGTCACATATAGTTTTTCTATCTTTCACGCAGGGGTCAATGAGGAAGGGGTTGAGGACCTAGTAGTTGCTCTCACCTGTGTAGGAGGCTGTCCAGCTTCAATGAATCAAAATTGggttctaatttattttcttctattctttatACCCACTGTTGCCATGGTGTTT TTTATATACGGTAAGGTATTTTTGGTGGCTAAATATCAGGCCAGGAAGATGGAAAGTACAGCCAGCCAAGTTCAGTCCTCCTCAGAGAGTTATAAGGAAAGAGTggcaaagacagagagaaaagctgCTGAAACATTGGGTATTGCTATGGCAGCTTTTCTGGTCTCTTGGCTTCCATACATTATTGATGCTATAATTGACGCTCATATGAATTTTATAACTCCTCCTTATGTTTATGAGATTTTAGTGTGGTGTGTTTATTATAATTCAGCTATGAACCCCTTGATATACGCTTTCTTTTATCCATGGTTTCAGAAGGCAATAAAACTTATTGCAAGTGGCAAAGTCTTAAGAAGCGATTCATCAACAATTAATTTACTCTCTGAGGAAACAGATGGATATTGTTAA